The following are encoded in a window of Staphylococcus piscifermentans genomic DNA:
- a CDS encoding YozE family protein, translating into MKDYSFYQFALTVRGRPDEKGKLAEQIFDDLSFPKHESDFHVLSDYIETEASISEPMSVFDDLYDEYREWLKF; encoded by the coding sequence ATGAAAGATTATTCATTTTACCAATTTGCGCTCACTGTACGAGGACGTCCTGATGAAAAAGGAAAATTAGCAGAACAAATATTTGATGATTTATCATTTCCGAAACATGAATCAGATTTTCATGTGCTCTCAGACTATATTGAAACTGAAGCTTCAATCAGCGAACCTATGTCAGTGTTTGATGATTTATATGATGAATACAGAGAATGGTTAAAATTTTAA
- a CDS encoding GNAT family N-acetyltransferase, with the protein MIRVATHKDLDAISSLTEDAKKIMQKDNNPQWDEDYPLIEHFEEDINHESLFVLEENAQIYGYIVIDQNQSKWYDELEWPVDRKGGYVIHRLAGSPEYKGAATALFDFAVKRALEHDVHVLLTDTYAVNHRAQNLFEKFGFTKVGEADLDYHPFDKEEAFYAYYRILEE; encoded by the coding sequence ATGATACGAGTAGCGACACATAAAGATTTAGATGCAATTTCATCTTTAACTGAAGATGCCAAAAAAATTATGCAGAAAGACAACAATCCGCAATGGGATGAAGATTATCCATTAATAGAGCATTTTGAAGAAGATATTAATCACGAATCATTATTTGTACTTGAAGAAAACGCACAAATTTATGGTTATATAGTTATCGACCAAAATCAGTCAAAGTGGTATGATGAACTAGAATGGCCAGTTGACAGAAAAGGCGGCTATGTTATTCATAGATTAGCTGGTTCTCCAGAATATAAAGGAGCAGCCACTGCTCTATTTGATTTCGCTGTCAAACGCGCTTTAGAGCATGATGTTCATGTATTGCTCACAGATACCTACGCAGTGAATCATCGAGCACAAAATCTATTTGAAAAATTCGGCTTTACAAAAGTAGGCGAAGCTGATTTAGACTATCATCCTTTCGATAAGGAAGAAGCTTTTTATGCATATTATAGAATTTTAGAAGAATAG
- a CDS encoding dihydrofolate reductase, whose translation MTLSILVAHDQNRIIGKDNQLPWHLPNDLKHVKKLSTGNTLVMGRNTYESIGRPLPNRRNVVLTRNTAFHPEGVDVIHDFDEIYDLPGHVFIFGGQSLFEEFIDKVDDMYITVIEDKYQGDTFFPPYTFEDWEVESAVKGELDEKNTIPHTFLHLVRKKQ comes from the coding sequence ATGACGCTATCCATCTTGGTTGCCCATGATCAAAACAGGATTATCGGCAAAGACAACCAACTGCCATGGCATTTGCCTAATGATTTAAAGCATGTAAAAAAATTATCTACCGGTAATACCCTTGTTATGGGACGTAATACTTACGAGTCAATCGGACGACCGCTTCCTAATCGTCGCAATGTAGTATTGACCCGTAATACTGCTTTTCATCCTGAAGGCGTGGATGTCATCCATGATTTTGATGAAATTTATGATTTGCCCGGCCACGTGTTTATTTTTGGAGGTCAATCTTTATTTGAAGAATTCATAGACAAAGTTGATGATATGTACATCACAGTGATAGAAGATAAGTATCAAGGAGATACTTTTTTCCCACCTTATACTTTCGAAGACTGGGAAGTCGAATCAGCAGTCAAAGGGGAATTAGATGAGAAGAACACGATTCCTCATACTTTTCTACATTTAGTACGCAAGAAGCAATAG
- the brxA gene encoding bacilliredoxin BrxA: MNAYEAYMKELAQGMRSELTQNDFTSLESEDAVNDYMNNIGQDETTFVVINSTCGCAAGLARPAAVAVAEQNDKKPDHKVTVFAGQDKEATQAMREYIQQVPSSPSYALFKGTELKHFMPREYIEGRDIQDICMDIKDMFDENC, encoded by the coding sequence ATGAATGCATATGAAGCATATATGAAAGAGTTGGCTCAAGGTATGAGAAGCGAGTTGACTCAAAACGATTTCACAAGTTTGGAATCTGAAGACGCAGTAAATGATTATATGAACAATATCGGTCAAGATGAAACAACTTTTGTTGTGATCAACTCTACATGTGGTTGTGCTGCCGGATTAGCGCGTCCAGCAGCTGTGGCCGTTGCTGAGCAAAATGATAAAAAACCTGATCATAAAGTGACTGTGTTTGCCGGTCAAGATAAAGAAGCTACACAAGCGATGAGAGAATATATTCAACAAGTTCCTTCCAGCCCTTCATACGCTTTATTCAAAGGTACTGAACTTAAACATTTTATGCCGCGTGAATATATTGAAGGCAGAGATATACAAGATATCTGCATGGATATTAAAGATATGTTTGACGAAAATTGCTAA
- a CDS encoding queuosine precursor transporter yields the protein MFYNEIMGIIAFLVTFTLMVTMFRLFGKQGLIAWVAMGTIIANIQVIKTVDIFTISATLGNVMFASIYLATDILNDIYGRKVAKRAVWMGFSSSLIMIILMQLSLHFIPAPEDMSQKALSTIFNIVPRIALGSIIAYIIGQHIDVFIFNAIKKVFKSDRTFIVRAYGSTILSSIIDTALFVCIAFIGLLPGNAVFEIFITTYVLKLVATIFNVPFGYLAKSMYRKGKIQVKDEGY from the coding sequence ATGTTTTATAATGAAATAATGGGAATTATTGCATTCCTAGTTACCTTTACATTAATGGTAACGATGTTTAGATTATTTGGAAAGCAAGGCTTAATTGCATGGGTAGCAATGGGGACTATCATTGCTAACATTCAAGTTATCAAAACGGTAGATATCTTTACTATATCCGCCACTTTAGGAAATGTCATGTTTGCTTCAATCTATTTAGCAACTGATATTTTAAATGATATTTATGGCAGAAAAGTAGCAAAACGCGCAGTTTGGATGGGCTTTTCATCTTCATTGATTATGATTATCTTAATGCAGTTGTCACTGCATTTCATCCCTGCTCCGGAAGACATGTCTCAAAAGGCACTCAGTACAATCTTTAATATTGTGCCGAGAATTGCACTAGGTTCTATTATCGCTTATATTATTGGACAGCATATTGATGTCTTTATTTTTAATGCTATTAAGAAAGTTTTTAAGTCAGATCGCACATTTATTGTGAGGGCATATGGCAGTACTATTTTAAGTTCTATTATTGATACTGCTCTATTTGTCTGCATTGCCTTTATAGGTTTATTGCCAGGAAATGCGGTCTTTGAAATATTTATTACTACTTACGTCTTAAAGCTTGTGGCTACCATCTTCAACGTGCCTTTTGGTTATCTTGCCAAATCGATGTATAGAAAAGGTAAAATTCAAGTGAAAGATGAAGGTTATTAA
- a CDS encoding thymidylate synthase, whose amino-acid sequence MNPFDKAYHDLCEEILEIGNQRDDRTHTGTISKFGHQLRFDLSKGFPLLTTKKVSFKLLATELIWFIKGDTNIKYLLQYNNNIWNEWAFEKYIQSEDYTGPDMTNFGHRALEDPEFNARYQEEMKKFKENILNDDAFAEKYGDLGNVYGKQWRDWVGADGQHYDQLATVIEQIKKYPTSRRHIVSAWNPSEIDNMALPPCHTMFQFYVQDGKLSCQLYQRSADIFLGVPFNIASYSLLTHLVAKECGLEVGEFVHTFGDAHIYSNHIDAIQTQLARDSFNPPTLKINTDKSIFDIQYEDLEIVDYQSHPGIKAPIAV is encoded by the coding sequence ATGAACCCATTTGACAAAGCTTACCACGATTTATGTGAAGAAATCCTGGAAATCGGCAATCAACGTGATGATCGAACACATACAGGTACTATTTCTAAATTCGGCCATCAATTAAGATTCGATTTATCTAAAGGATTTCCATTACTCACAACTAAAAAAGTTTCATTTAAATTATTAGCTACAGAATTAATTTGGTTTATTAAAGGCGATACTAATATTAAATACTTGTTGCAATACAATAATAATATTTGGAATGAATGGGCCTTTGAAAAATATATTCAATCTGAAGACTATACAGGACCTGACATGACGAATTTCGGACATCGCGCTTTAGAAGATCCAGAATTCAACGCACGTTATCAAGAAGAAATGAAAAAATTTAAAGAAAATATTTTAAACGATGATGCATTTGCTGAAAAATATGGCGATTTAGGAAATGTTTACGGCAAACAATGGCGTGATTGGGTAGGAGCAGATGGACAACATTATGACCAACTAGCTACAGTCATCGAACAGATTAAGAAATATCCGACTTCTCGCCGGCATATTGTATCTGCTTGGAATCCATCTGAAATTGATAATATGGCCTTGCCACCGTGCCATACGATGTTCCAATTTTATGTTCAAGACGGCAAATTAAGCTGTCAGCTTTATCAAAGAAGTGCAGACATATTTCTAGGAGTCCCATTCAACATTGCAAGTTACAGCTTGCTTACTCATCTTGTTGCAAAGGAATGCGGCTTGGAGGTAGGAGAATTTGTGCATACTTTCGGCGATGCACACATCTATTCTAATCATATCGATGCAATTCAAACACAACTTGCAAGAGATAGCTTCAATCCGCCGACACTTAAAATAAACACGGATAAATCTATATTCGATATACAATATGAAGATTTAGAAATTGTTGATTATCAATCACATCCAGGTATTAAAGCTCCAATTGCAGTTTAA
- a CDS encoding 5'-3' exonuclease — protein sequence MSNKVLLVDGMALLFRHFYATSIHHQYMRNREGVPTNGVQGFIRHIFSAIEDIQPTHIAVCWDMGQQTFRNEVFTAYKQHRPAPPEELRPQFDLVKEMSEALGFINVGVQNYEADDVIGTLSRHLSKENEIYIVTGDKDILQCINPNVQVWLTKKGFNIYNQYDLERYQQEYNLNPLQLIDIKAFMGDSADGYPGVKGIGEKTALKLIQQYQSVENVIQHIEDLTPAQQKKIISHMDDLKLSKQLAEIHTEVPLDIESLFNQMQYQVDYINAIQVCDEHDLKVSSKYINREFMPF from the coding sequence ATGAGTAACAAAGTACTGCTAGTAGATGGAATGGCGTTATTATTTCGCCATTTCTATGCTACGAGTATCCATCATCAATATATGAGAAATAGAGAAGGCGTACCTACAAACGGAGTTCAAGGCTTTATCAGACATATTTTTTCTGCTATAGAGGATATCCAACCTACACATATTGCTGTTTGTTGGGATATGGGACAGCAAACTTTTAGAAATGAAGTTTTTACAGCTTATAAACAACATCGTCCAGCACCTCCTGAAGAGCTCAGACCGCAGTTTGATTTAGTCAAAGAAATGTCAGAAGCACTTGGTTTCATTAATGTAGGGGTACAAAATTATGAAGCAGATGATGTAATCGGAACTTTAAGTCGCCATTTATCTAAAGAAAACGAAATCTACATTGTGACTGGTGATAAGGATATTCTGCAATGTATTAATCCAAATGTTCAAGTGTGGCTGACTAAAAAAGGATTCAATATTTATAACCAATACGATTTAGAACGTTATCAACAAGAATATAATTTGAATCCGCTTCAACTGATTGATATTAAAGCTTTCATGGGGGACAGCGCAGACGGCTACCCTGGTGTGAAAGGAATCGGTGAAAAAACTGCGCTTAAATTGATTCAACAATACCAATCGGTTGAAAATGTAATTCAACATATTGAAGATTTAACGCCTGCACAACAAAAGAAAATTATCAGTCATATGGATGATCTCAAACTATCCAAGCAACTTGCTGAAATACACACCGAAGTACCATTGGATATTGAATCTTTATTTAATCAAATGCAATATCAAGTCGATTATATCAACGCAATACAAGTATGTGATGAACACGATTTGAAAGTTTCAAGTAAATATATTAATAGAGAATTTATGCCATTCTAA
- a CDS encoding ribonuclease HI family protein produces the protein MAKIYFDAAVKGNPGPASVAVVIAEESEHQIYTKDIPSTDNHSAEWEAFIYALECAKARHVETALVATDSKLVADTLEKGFTKNEKFKTYLFEAAKSMKDFDLCLINWIPRAQNKEANHHAQQALYQQLK, from the coding sequence ATGGCTAAAATATATTTTGACGCAGCTGTTAAAGGCAATCCAGGGCCTGCTTCAGTTGCGGTTGTGATTGCAGAGGAATCTGAACATCAAATCTATACGAAAGACATTCCTTCAACAGATAATCATTCTGCTGAGTGGGAAGCCTTTATCTACGCACTTGAATGTGCAAAAGCACGGCATGTAGAAACAGCTTTAGTTGCGACTGATTCAAAACTGGTTGCAGATACTTTAGAAAAAGGCTTTACAAAAAATGAAAAATTTAAAACTTATTTATTTGAAGCCGCTAAATCAATGAAAGATTTTGATTTATGTTTGATTAATTGGATACCTCGTGCTCAGAACAAAGAAGCAAATCACCATGCCCAACAAGCTTTATATCAACAACTAAAATAA
- a CDS encoding conserved virulence factor C family protein, producing MEIVRIEPTPSPNTMKVVLNKQREDNQSSTYTSVKEGQPDFINHLLELEGVKSIFYVIDFLAIDKTPKADWEEVLPKITHVLNEDAGMDQSDEPVPDEHYGEIKAEVLKFKGIPYQIKLSTTENEKRKQLPAQFVDTMLDAQKDDDNVVFMRKWEDLGKRYGEMDEVMKEVEEEIIALYPPEKLDDMLKEALNTDIVVPTTQYQHVSLEEFNQADDWKAQLRMLKSFPTPTKEDYPLIEAALNHPKVPIRREAVVLASMVEDKSVLPYLYQGLHDKNPGVRRTAGDGLSDLGYKEALPEMEKALGDPQKIVRWRAAMFIFDEGGPDQLPALKAHEDDNAYEVKLQIQMAISRIENGDEALGSVWKQIANRNK from the coding sequence ATGGAAATCGTTCGTATAGAACCGACACCTAGTCCTAATACTATGAAAGTAGTGTTAAATAAACAAAGAGAGGACAATCAATCCTCCACTTATACATCTGTTAAAGAAGGACAACCAGACTTTATTAATCACTTATTAGAATTAGAAGGCGTAAAATCAATCTTCTATGTTATTGATTTCCTAGCAATAGATAAGACACCTAAAGCGGATTGGGAAGAAGTATTGCCAAAGATTACACATGTACTAAATGAGGATGCGGGAATGGATCAAAGTGATGAACCCGTTCCAGATGAACATTATGGTGAAATCAAAGCCGAAGTACTCAAATTCAAAGGTATTCCATATCAAATTAAATTATCTACCACAGAAAATGAGAAACGTAAACAACTGCCAGCTCAATTTGTGGATACTATGTTAGATGCACAAAAAGACGATGATAATGTGGTATTTATGCGTAAGTGGGAAGATTTAGGCAAACGTTATGGCGAAATGGATGAAGTCATGAAAGAAGTAGAAGAAGAAATTATTGCGCTTTATCCACCTGAAAAATTAGACGATATGCTTAAAGAAGCACTGAATACAGATATTGTGGTACCTACTACTCAGTATCAACACGTTTCACTCGAAGAATTTAATCAAGCTGATGACTGGAAAGCGCAATTAAGAATGTTAAAATCTTTCCCTACACCTACTAAAGAGGATTATCCTCTTATAGAAGCTGCCTTAAATCATCCTAAGGTACCAATTCGACGTGAAGCTGTAGTACTGGCTAGTATGGTAGAAGATAAATCAGTATTGCCATATCTTTATCAAGGGTTGCACGATAAAAACCCAGGTGTCAGACGTACTGCTGGAGACGGCTTAAGTGATTTAGGCTATAAAGAAGCGCTCCCAGAAATGGAAAAAGCACTAGGAGATCCGCAAAAAATAGTACGTTGGCGCGCAGCAATGTTTATTTTTGATGAAGGAGGACCAGATCAACTACCAGCATTAAAAGCGCATGAAGATGATAATGCTTATGAAGTGAAATTACAAATTCAGATGGCGATTTCACGTATTGAAAATGGTGATGAAGCATTAGGTTCAGTCTGGAAGCAAATTGCGAACCGCAATAAATAA
- the msrA gene encoding peptide-methionine (S)-S-oxide reductase MsrA, translating to MAYATLAGGCFWCMVKPFTSYPGIESVVSGYSGGHVENPTYEEVCSNTTGHVEAVQIEYDPEVTSFENILDVYFKTFDPTDDKGQFFDRGESYQPVIFYHNEEQKKAALAKIQELNEQMIFNKPVITPVKPYKNFYPAESYHQDYYKKNPMHYEQYQKGSGRKDFIENHWGNQDA from the coding sequence TTGGCATATGCAACCTTAGCAGGCGGCTGTTTCTGGTGTATGGTAAAACCATTCACTTCATATCCTGGTATTGAAAGTGTGGTTTCAGGATATAGTGGTGGCCATGTAGAAAATCCAACTTATGAAGAAGTTTGCTCAAATACGACGGGTCACGTAGAAGCAGTTCAAATCGAATATGATCCAGAAGTCACTTCATTTGAAAATATCTTGGACGTTTATTTTAAAACTTTTGACCCGACAGATGATAAAGGTCAATTTTTTGACCGCGGGGAAAGTTATCAGCCCGTTATTTTCTATCACAATGAAGAACAAAAGAAAGCAGCTTTAGCTAAAATTCAAGAATTGAATGAGCAAATGATCTTTAATAAACCAGTTATTACTCCAGTAAAACCTTACAAAAATTTCTATCCTGCTGAATCCTATCATCAGGATTACTACAAGAAAAATCCAATGCATTATGAGCAATACCAAAAAGGCTCTGGACGAAAAGACTTTATAGAAAACCATTGGGGGAATCAAGATGCTTAA
- a CDS encoding S41 family peptidase, with protein MKRRTIYFDQKGALILDQNQNKEPTQKQDDIHKSPKTFNIKRWKFITLLIAVILVTILLTVLSTIAITHKMSGLDNDQRKSFKKVQAAYATLANDYYKQQNPDKLSEAAINGMVKELKDPYSQYMTKDETKSFNEDVSGDFVGIGAEMQQRNHQISVTSPMKGSPAEKAGLKPKDVVKEVDGKSVKGKSLTDVVKMVRGKEGTTVTLTIERAHQTHTLKIKRDKIHVKSVEYKKEGNVGVFTINKFQENTAAELKTSIKKAHDEGVNKIVLDLRNNPGGLLNEAVKMANIFIDKDKSVVKLQKGKDTEVIRAPSDSLKEAKNMQVSILVNEGSASASEVFTGAMKDYGKAKVYGEKTFGKGIVQTTKEYKDGSLLKYTEMKWLTPKGHYIHGKGIQPDVKIDAPRYQSLSMIPEDKVFKDGDHSKDIKSIKIGLKALGYNINNEDETFDSALQAAVESFQKDNQLDVNGKFDKETNRKFTEKLIDKSSKDDEVLKSLLKKLK; from the coding sequence ATGAAGCGACGTACTATCTATTTTGATCAGAAAGGAGCCTTAATATTGGATCAAAATCAGAATAAAGAACCAACACAAAAACAAGATGACATACATAAATCTCCGAAAACATTTAATATTAAACGTTGGAAATTTATAACGTTATTAATAGCTGTTATTTTAGTAACTATCCTATTAACCGTGTTATCAACTATAGCAATTACGCACAAAATGAGTGGCTTAGATAATGACCAAAGGAAGTCTTTTAAAAAAGTACAAGCAGCTTATGCTACTTTGGCAAATGATTATTACAAACAACAAAATCCCGACAAATTATCTGAAGCAGCCATCAATGGTATGGTGAAAGAATTAAAGGATCCTTATTCTCAATACATGACAAAAGATGAAACAAAATCCTTTAACGAAGATGTTTCTGGCGATTTTGTAGGAATCGGGGCAGAAATGCAACAGCGCAATCATCAAATCAGTGTGACAAGTCCTATGAAAGGTTCTCCAGCTGAAAAAGCCGGTCTCAAACCTAAAGATGTAGTGAAAGAAGTAGATGGTAAATCAGTAAAAGGCAAATCGTTGACAGATGTAGTCAAAATGGTTCGCGGAAAAGAAGGTACAACCGTCACTTTAACGATTGAACGCGCACATCAAACACATACATTGAAAATTAAACGAGATAAAATTCATGTTAAAAGTGTTGAATATAAAAAAGAAGGCAATGTCGGAGTATTTACTATTAACAAATTCCAAGAAAATACGGCTGCAGAATTAAAAACAAGTATTAAAAAGGCACATGATGAAGGTGTTAATAAAATTGTACTTGATTTAAGAAATAACCCTGGCGGCCTTTTAAATGAAGCCGTAAAAATGGCTAACATCTTTATCGATAAAGATAAATCTGTCGTTAAATTACAAAAGGGCAAAGATACTGAAGTAATTCGTGCACCTAGTGATTCGTTAAAAGAAGCTAAAAACATGCAAGTATCTATTTTAGTAAACGAAGGTTCTGCCAGTGCATCCGAAGTCTTCACAGGTGCTATGAAAGATTATGGTAAAGCCAAAGTATATGGTGAGAAAACATTTGGTAAAGGCATTGTTCAAACAACCAAAGAATATAAAGATGGTTCATTGCTTAAATATACTGAAATGAAATGGCTCACTCCAAAAGGCCATTATATTCATGGCAAAGGCATTCAACCTGATGTGAAAATAGATGCACCTCGATATCAATCATTAAGTATGATTCCTGAGGATAAGGTCTTCAAAGATGGTGATCATAGCAAAGATATTAAATCTATAAAAATTGGTTTAAAAGCATTAGGTTATAATATCAATAATGAAGATGAAACATTTGATAGCGCATTACAAGCCGCTGTTGAATCATTCCAAAAAGATAATCAACTTGACGTTAATGGTAAATTTGATAAAGAAACTAATCGTAAGTTCACGGAAAAATTAATTGATAAATCTAGTAAAGATGATGAAGTTCTTAAATCTTTATTGAAAAAATTAAAATAA
- a CDS encoding zinc-finger domain-containing protein, producing MTIIFTKSEKQALDSIDELLNTYCKNCELKLYNRKENGKTYAHHFCIEECSVGKQIKQFGNELQ from the coding sequence GTGACGATTATTTTTACTAAATCTGAAAAGCAAGCCCTTGATTCTATTGATGAACTATTGAATACTTATTGCAAAAATTGTGAACTTAAATTATATAATCGTAAAGAAAATGGTAAAACCTATGCCCATCATTTTTGCATAGAAGAGTGTTCAGTGGGTAAACAAATCAAGCAGTTTGGAAACGAATTACAATAA
- a CDS encoding DegV family protein gives MHKKIVTDSTSDLPQEFLKEHNIHVVPLNLTIDGESYIDQIEVSSEEVIHLIEDDADIKTSQPPIGKFIEMYDELGKDGSEIISIHMTSGLSGTYQTAYQASQMTNSKVTVIDSKSISYGLGFQLEHIVEWVNEGLSTEEIVEKVQHLQSNIKVYVVIGQLTQLIKGGRIGKAKGMIGNIMRLKPTGTLEDGRINLMSNPRTQKASLQFIKKDLVNFLENHSVKKIGIAHANALDFVEKAKQQFVNDEYSTDYELSFTTPVISTHTGQGAIGLTFLRS, from the coding sequence ATGCACAAGAAAATTGTTACAGATTCCACATCAGACTTACCGCAAGAGTTTTTGAAGGAACACAACATTCATGTAGTTCCACTCAATTTAACGATCGATGGTGAATCTTATATTGATCAAATCGAAGTTTCATCTGAAGAAGTGATTCATCTTATCGAGGATGACGCAGATATTAAAACAAGTCAGCCTCCTATTGGTAAATTTATTGAAATGTATGATGAATTAGGAAAGGATGGCTCTGAAATTATAAGTATCCATATGACTTCCGGTTTGAGTGGGACTTATCAAACTGCATATCAAGCAAGCCAAATGACAAATTCCAAGGTAACCGTTATTGATTCTAAATCTATATCTTATGGACTAGGGTTCCAACTTGAACATATCGTTGAATGGGTTAATGAAGGCTTATCTACTGAAGAAATAGTAGAAAAAGTTCAACATCTGCAAAGCAATATTAAGGTGTATGTGGTAATCGGTCAATTGACACAATTAATTAAAGGCGGCCGTATCGGCAAAGCAAAAGGTATGATTGGTAATATCATGCGCTTAAAACCAACAGGTACTTTGGAAGATGGTCGTATTAATTTAATGTCTAACCCCCGCACACAAAAAGCAAGTCTGCAATTTATTAAGAAAGATTTAGTTAACTTCTTAGAAAATCATTCGGTTAAAAAAATCGGTATCGCTCACGCTAATGCTTTGGACTTTGTCGAAAAAGCAAAACAACAATTTGTAAATGATGAATATTCTACGGATTACGAATTAAGTTTTACAACTCCTGTAATTTCAACACATACAGGCCAAGGAGCTATTGGGCTCACTTTCTTACGTTCATAA
- the msrB gene encoding peptide-methionine (R)-S-oxide reductase MsrB, with translation MLKKNKDELNDLEYLVTQENGTEPPFQNEYWNHFEKGIYVDKLSGKPLFTSEEKFESDCGWPSFSKALSDDEVVELVDKSFGMVRTEVRSEDSNSHLGHVFNDGPAESGGLRYCINSAAVQFIPYDKLEELGYGDLIPHFKDQGGK, from the coding sequence ATGCTTAAAAAGAACAAAGATGAATTAAATGATCTTGAATATCTTGTAACTCAAGAAAACGGTACTGAACCACCATTTCAAAATGAATACTGGAATCATTTTGAAAAAGGTATTTATGTCGACAAACTTTCTGGCAAACCGTTGTTCACTTCCGAAGAAAAATTCGAATCAGATTGCGGGTGGCCAAGCTTTTCCAAAGCGTTGAGTGATGACGAAGTGGTTGAACTCGTTGATAAATCTTTCGGTATGGTAAGAACTGAAGTACGTTCTGAAGACAGCAACAGTCATTTAGGCCACGTATTTAATGACGGCCCTGCAGAAAGCGGCGGTTTGAGATATTGTATTAATTCTGCGGCGGTTCAATTTATTCCTTATGATAAATTAGAAGAACTTGGGTACGGCGACTTAATCCCGCACTTCAAGGATCAAGGGGGGAAATAA
- a CDS encoding PTS sugar transporter subunit IIA, which yields MFKKLFGKEDKVDKNIEIYAPITGEFVDIEDIPDPVFAQKMMGEGFGIKPTEGVVVSPIDGKVDNVFPTSHALGLKADNGLELLVHIGLDTVQLNGEGFKVLVESGDSVSVGDPLVEFDLDYIDQNAKSTISPIIITNTDQTDNIDIHKTEQLKRNETKVIDVTMS from the coding sequence ATGTTCAAAAAATTATTCGGCAAAGAAGATAAAGTAGATAAAAATATTGAAATATATGCACCGATTACAGGTGAATTTGTAGATATTGAAGATATTCCAGACCCGGTATTCGCTCAAAAAATGATGGGTGAAGGCTTCGGTATCAAACCTACAGAAGGTGTAGTTGTTTCACCGATTGACGGTAAAGTAGATAATGTCTTTCCAACAAGCCATGCATTAGGTTTGAAAGCTGATAACGGTCTAGAATTGCTCGTTCATATCGGTTTAGATACTGTGCAATTGAATGGTGAAGGCTTTAAAGTGTTAGTTGAAAGTGGCGACTCTGTAAGCGTAGGCGATCCATTAGTTGAGTTTGATTTAGACTATATCGATCAAAATGCTAAATCAACAATTTCACCAATTATTATTACTAACACTGACCAAACTGACAACATTGACATTCACAAAACAGAGCAATTAAAAAGAAATGAAACTAAAGTCATTGATGTGACGATGTCATAA